In Sphingobacterium thalpophilum, a genomic segment contains:
- a CDS encoding helix-turn-helix domain-containing protein, giving the protein MQTESFRLIEAEMDFVSKSTLTKSFHQRLPDSRTRLLCNQQISIFEEYLETGNLESYCYQLEVSSATTIRFDIRSPQTHLLYHLAGRTPIQYSQPQVNAEFIFRPKHGAFFYAPETIIALKFEPGKYHIQGFTLPLDLLHIGGVPGFEYLASLIAAHKGKLAQYRVSLDFAAMEQTRRTFSELTEELNKKPLIPKSIILHTIQDLLLLSKNKLLKAAGLLSHQDLLVEQARELISKRIAETEEMTWIKDIADSLHIQEDQLNRYHMQRYGETLLHHRNRELLKKAKHLLCQDLRVHLVSDLCGFGQISSFSRFFKSESGLSPKKFQYQMRLPKDSS; this is encoded by the coding sequence ATGCAGACCGAATCATTCAGGTTGATAGAAGCAGAAATGGATTTTGTGAGCAAGAGTACGCTCACAAAATCCTTTCATCAGCGGCTACCCGATAGCCGAACCAGACTGCTTTGCAATCAACAAATTAGCATCTTTGAGGAGTATCTAGAGACAGGAAATCTGGAGAGCTATTGCTATCAGCTCGAGGTGAGCAGTGCAACAACAATTCGCTTTGACATACGCAGCCCGCAGACACACCTGCTCTACCATCTCGCTGGGCGTACGCCGATCCAATACAGCCAGCCGCAAGTCAATGCCGAATTTATTTTTCGTCCCAAACATGGCGCATTTTTTTATGCTCCGGAGACAATAATTGCGCTAAAATTCGAACCTGGAAAGTATCATATTCAAGGATTTACCCTCCCCCTAGATCTGCTGCACATCGGTGGTGTGCCTGGCTTTGAGTATCTAGCCAGCCTTATCGCTGCACACAAAGGCAAACTCGCACAGTACCGTGTCAGTCTTGATTTTGCGGCGATGGAGCAAACACGACGGACATTCTCCGAACTTACGGAAGAGCTCAATAAAAAGCCCCTGATCCCTAAAAGCATCATCCTCCATACGATTCAGGATCTGCTCCTTTTGAGCAAAAATAAGCTATTGAAAGCCGCAGGGCTGCTGAGCCACCAGGATCTTTTGGTCGAACAGGCGCGGGAACTGATCAGTAAGCGCATTGCTGAAACCGAGGAAATGACATGGATAAAAGATATCGCTGACAGCCTGCATATACAAGAAGATCAGCTCAATAGATACCATATGCAACGCTATGGAGAAACCCTACTGCACCACCGTAATCGAGAATTGCTAAAAAAGGCAAAACACTTACTGTGTCAGGATTTACGCGTACATCTTGTGTCAGACTTATGTGGCTTTGGCCAAATTTCAAGTTTCAGCCGGTTTTTCAAAAGTGAGAGCGGACTGTCTCCAAAAAAGTTCCAATATCAAATGCGCCTTCCAAAAGACAGCAGTTAG
- a CDS encoding thioredoxin family protein: protein MKKLIKNMCVIALLLHTIQTAYCSTSQTDTLTIGMKMPNVDMGTLEDGVPLGKFSQQAARLVILDFMNSSCSSCIAALPRLSKVAKRFGKDIQIYPVTYENRGRMAKMRELNDVIAATDLKFIVEDKNLKTLFPHQTVSHVVWILDGLVKGITHVEYLDEKMVNTMLKEGRLDVPQKNDFKTFDYSKSLKDMHYPLRSYAALTGYIPDADTKFGTDISSDSSIIREYMINVPIISAYMHAYGKITRLPYMKADRIIIESAHPEKYSYASDRDGYEEDWLLKNAISYEFEFTERNSKDKRMRNIIQDLDNRLHVKTSIEKRMIDCWVIIDGKGKSKNMHEVGQSKRDFVFMADLNMAYPVILDESTLNNKIPTRPHQSFDELRSLLRDAGYDLVKAKRATEVFVLVD from the coding sequence ATGAAAAAATTGATTAAAAATATGTGTGTTATAGCTTTGTTATTGCATACAATACAGACTGCTTATTGTAGCACTTCTCAGACAGATACATTGACTATTGGAATGAAAATGCCCAATGTGGATATGGGGACTCTTGAAGATGGTGTTCCGTTAGGAAAGTTTTCACAACAGGCTGCGCGCCTCGTCATTCTTGACTTTATGAATTCGTCTTGTTCAAGTTGTATTGCCGCGCTGCCTAGGCTGTCTAAGGTTGCCAAGAGATTTGGAAAAGATATTCAGATTTATCCTGTGACCTATGAAAATCGCGGCCGGATGGCTAAAATGAGGGAGTTAAATGATGTTATAGCTGCCACAGATTTGAAATTTATCGTTGAAGATAAGAATCTAAAGACGCTTTTTCCGCATCAGACCGTTTCTCATGTTGTATGGATTCTCGATGGTCTAGTGAAAGGAATTACTCATGTTGAATACTTGGATGAAAAGATGGTAAACACCATGCTCAAAGAGGGTAGACTTGATGTTCCTCAGAAAAATGATTTTAAAACTTTTGACTATTCGAAATCACTGAAGGATATGCATTATCCTCTCAGATCTTATGCTGCTCTGACTGGCTATATTCCAGATGCCGATACCAAGTTTGGTACGGATATTTCGTCTGATTCGAGCATTATACGGGAGTACATGATCAATGTGCCGATAATTTCGGCCTATATGCATGCTTATGGAAAAATTACGCGATTGCCATATATGAAAGCTGATCGGATCATAATAGAGTCGGCCCATCCGGAAAAATATAGTTATGCCTCCGATCGGGATGGCTACGAGGAAGATTGGTTATTAAAAAATGCGATCTCGTACGAATTTGAATTTACAGAGAGAAACTCAAAAGATAAACGGATGCGGAATATTATTCAGGATCTCGACAATAGGTTACATGTAAAGACATCGATTGAAAAAAGAATGATTGATTGTTGGGTTATTATTGATGGCAAGGGCAAAAGTAAAAATATGCATGAGGTCGGCCAGTCCAAAAGAGATTTTGTATTTATGGCAGATCTCAATATGGCATATCCAGTCATCTTGGATGAAAGTACATTGAATAACAAAATTCCTACGAGACCACATCAATCTTTTGATGAACTAAGATCTTTACTGCGTGACGCAGGTTATGATCTAGTGAAGGCAAAAAGAGCAACAGAGGTTTTTGTATTGGTAGATTAA